The Brachyspira hyodysenteriae ATCC 27164 genome includes a window with the following:
- the arcC gene encoding carbamate kinase gives MENKKRIVIALGGNALGDTLAEQMEAVKITAKNIVDLVESGCEVIVAHGNGPQVGFINNAMNEYTNNHNTGNPIPLSVCVAMSQAYIGYDLQNAIMEEFSNRNITVPPIATLITQVVVDENDPAFKNPTKPIGQFMTKEEGEAKAKELGWIVKEDAGRGYRRVVASPKPVAIAESTAINAMLNEKALVICCGGGGIPVIRIGNHLKGMAAVIDKDFAASVLAKELNADMLIILTAVEKVAVNFGKPDVKWLDSMTIAEAKKHCDDGQFAPGSMLPKVQACMQFVEATGKEAMITLLEKAKDAINGKTGTRVVK, from the coding sequence CTTTGGGAGGAAATGCTTTAGGTGATACTCTTGCTGAGCAAATGGAAGCTGTAAAAATCACTGCTAAAAATATAGTAGATTTAGTAGAAAGCGGATGTGAAGTAATTGTAGCTCATGGTAATGGACCTCAAGTTGGATTCATAAATAATGCTATGAATGAATACACTAACAATCATAATACAGGTAATCCTATACCTTTATCAGTATGTGTTGCTATGAGTCAGGCTTATATTGGTTATGACTTGCAGAATGCTATTATGGAAGAGTTCTCTAATAGAAATATTACAGTTCCGCCAATTGCTACATTAATTACACAAGTAGTAGTTGATGAAAATGATCCTGCTTTCAAAAATCCTACTAAACCTATAGGTCAGTTTATGACTAAGGAAGAAGGCGAAGCAAAAGCTAAAGAATTAGGTTGGATAGTAAAAGAAGATGCAGGAAGAGGATATAGAAGAGTTGTTGCTTCTCCAAAACCTGTTGCTATAGCTGAAAGTACTGCAATCAATGCTATGCTTAATGAAAAAGCATTAGTAATTTGCTGCGGCGGCGGCGGAATACCTGTAATAAGAATAGGCAATCACTTAAAAGGTATGGCTGCTGTTATAGATAAAGACTTTGCTGCTTCTGTACTTGCTAAAGAACTTAATGCTGATATGCTTATCATTTTAACAGCTGTTGAAAAAGTTGCTGTTAACTTCGGAAAACCTGATGTTAAATGGCTTGATTCTATGACTATAGCAGAAGCTAAAAAACATTGCGATGACGGTCAGTTTGCTCCTGGTTCTATGCTTCCAAAAGTACAGGCTTGTATGCAGTTTGTTGAAGCTACTGGAAAAGAAGCTATGATAACATTATTAGAAAAAGCTAAAGATGCTATCAATGGAAAAACTGGTACTAGAGTAGTAAAATAA